A portion of the Chondrinema litorale genome contains these proteins:
- a CDS encoding DMT family transporter — protein MKFQLSYGVRVMMLATFLFAVMNVCVKFVSHIPSVQIVFVRSIISLVLSLYFLKKAKIKIWGNNKKILLLRGIFGASALVMYFTTLHHMPLASAIIIQYTSPIFTAILTFLLLKEQVIKWQWLCFLISFLGILMIKSFDARIETIDLLMGVGAAVFSALAYTCIRVLKQSEHPLVIVLYFPLVTMPITGVYSLTNWVIPELNDWLFLIGIGILTQMAQLLMTKAFQAEAASRVASVNYTGVVYALSFGMIFFNEFFNWWVLAGMLTVITGVILNLIVSNKLISKNAS, from the coding sequence ATGAAATTTCAACTAAGTTATGGAGTAAGGGTAATGATGTTGGCAACATTCTTATTCGCTGTTATGAATGTTTGTGTAAAGTTTGTGAGCCACATTCCATCTGTGCAAATAGTATTTGTAAGATCAATAATATCATTAGTACTCAGTCTTTATTTTCTCAAAAAAGCTAAGATTAAGATTTGGGGTAATAATAAAAAAATCCTCTTACTAAGAGGCATTTTTGGGGCTAGTGCTTTAGTCATGTATTTTACTACACTACATCATATGCCTTTGGCAAGTGCTATTATAATTCAATATACCTCGCCAATCTTTACAGCGATATTAACTTTTCTATTACTAAAAGAACAAGTGATTAAATGGCAGTGGTTATGTTTTTTAATCAGCTTTTTAGGAATATTAATGATTAAAAGCTTTGATGCGAGAATTGAAACTATTGATTTACTAATGGGAGTAGGAGCAGCTGTTTTTTCGGCCTTAGCTTACACTTGCATTCGAGTTTTAAAACAAAGTGAACATCCTTTAGTAATCGTACTTTATTTTCCATTAGTAACTATGCCTATAACTGGTGTTTACTCTTTAACTAATTGGGTTATTCCTGAGCTAAACGATTGGTTATTTTTAATAGGCATTGGTATTCTAACTCAAATGGCTCAATTATTAATGACCAAAGCTTTTCAGGCAGAAGCTGCTTCTAGAGTGGCTAGTGTAAACTATACAGGTGTAGTTTATGCACTGTCTTTCGGTATGATTTTCTTTAATGAATTTTTTAACTGGTGGGTTTTAGCAGGAATGCTTACTGTAATTACTGGTGTAATCTTAAACTTAATTGTTTCTAACAAATTAATCAGTAAAAATGCCTCTTAA